TCAGAACAGATGAGTATGAAGAGGATTTAAAAATGTTAAAGCAAGTGCATAAGTATATTGATGCAATCGTTTTAGCAAAAGCTGGAGAAGTATATGGAGATGCAGAGATTAGAGACTTATCTTCATGGTTAGTTTCAATTGGAAGTAATTTACAAATTCAACCAATTATTGAGCACCCAAAATCTTTACAAATTGCAGACAAATTAATGAGCCACTCTACAGTTAAACACGTAGTATTTGGTATTCACGATTTCTCTAAAGCAATGGCTTATAAAATCACTCCTGAGGGATGGATTGATGAGTTAGAGACTTTCTTTAACATTCTTACTATGGAAGCAAGAGTTAAAGGTAAAGGTGTAATTGGTGGGGTTGAAGTATTATTAACACCAAACTCTTTACCAGATTCATGTGTTGAGAAAAAAGATATCAGAAGATGGTTAGATTTACATGGTGATGATGCATCAAGACATGTTTATGCTCACGCTAAAAGAGAAACTGCAATGGGATTAACAGGTAAACAAGTTATTACTCCAAATCACATTAATGTTTGTAAAGTTGCATTTACTCCATCTCCAAATGAGATTGCAAAAGATGTTGATATTTTACAAGAAGCTATTAAAGCTGATGCACTATTATCTGGTGCAATTAGATACAAAGGTGAAATGTTAGATCCACCAATGTTTGGTAAATCTTTACAGAACCTATTAAGAGCTTATGCATTAAATAGTCTTTCTAAAGAAGATGAAGCATTTGCAGTAAATGTATTAAATAGAATGCCTTTACACACATTTAAAGAAAACTGGCCATACGGTCTAATCTAAGAAAGGAAGTCAAAAATGAGTTCAACTATTGAAATCGAAGTACCAGAATTTTTAAATATTGGTGTTGCTTGTACATCTGCACACCTTGGTACAAAGAATGAAAATAATACAGCAATGATTATCGAAGATGATAAATTAGGGACTGATGAGATAACTTATAAAGATTTATCAGAAAAATCTGACCAAGTTTGTAACTTCCTTACATCTATTGGAATTGGTGCAAGAGATAGAGTTTTAGTTTGTTTAAAAAACTCTTTAGCATACCCAATTTCATTTTTTGGAGCAATTAAAGCAGGTATTATCGCTGTACCTACATCTACACTTTTAAGTGGTTCAGAAGTTAAATATTTAGCAGAAGATTCACAAGCAAGTGCAATTGTATTATCAGCTTCTATGTATGAGAACCTTGTTCCATATTTAGAAAACTGTGATAACTTAAAAACAATTATCGTTGCTGCAACTGATAGTGTTGAAGATTTAAAAAAGCCTAAGGGAATTAATGTTTACGCGTTAAATGAAATCTTAAAAAATACAGATAAAACGCCTAATCACTATAACTCAAAAGCTGGTGAGCCTGCATATTTAGTATATACATCTGGAACAACTGGTTTCCCTAAAGGTGTTTTACACTCACATAGATCATTAGTTGGAAGAACTCCTGCTACTGAATATTGGTTTAACTTTAAAGAGAATGATAGAATCATGCACTCTGGTAAGTTCAACTGGACATATGTATTAGGTTCAGCATTAATGGATCCATTATTTAATGGACACACTGTTATTGCATATGAAGGTGCAAATGACGCTGGAACGTGGGTTGATTTAATCAAAAAACACAATTGTACTATTTTCATTGGTGTTCCAACGATTTATAGACAAATCATTCAAAAGACTGACTTCACAATTGAAGATTGTCCATCATTAAGATATTGTATGTCTGCTGGTGAGCACCTTTCAACTGAGATGATTGAGTTATGGAGAGATAGATTTAAACAAGATATCTTTGAAGCAATTGGTATGTCTGAGTGTTCATACTATATTTCTCACTCTGTAAATAATCCAATTAGACCAGGGTCTGCTGGATTTGTTCAACCAGGTCACACAGTTAAATTACTTGACCCAGATACACTAGAAGAAGTTGGTGTTGAAGAAGAAGGTATGATTTGTATCGGTATTGATGATCCAGGTCTATTCTTAGAGTACTGGCAACTTGAAGATGAAACATCTAAAGCTAAGCATGATGGATACTTCTTTACAGGAGATTATGCAAAAAGAGATAAAGATGGTTATATCTGGTTCATTGGTAGAAAAGATGATATTATCAACACATTTGGATTTAGAGTATCTCCACACGAAGTTGAAAGAGTTGTAAAAACTCATCCTTTAGTAGCAGATTGTGTAGCATTTGGATTTGACTTAGCTAAAGATAAAACATTAGTGGCGATTGCTGTAATTGGACATGAAGAATTAACTGAAGCTCAACAAGAAGAGGTTCTTAAATTCTCTCAAGATAATCTTGCTAAATACAAAGCACCAAAGAAAATCTTTGCAATGGCTGATTATCCAAGAACTAAGAATGGTAAAGTTCTTAGAAAACAACTTGTAAAAAATCTACATGAGCTTGAAAATGCACATGCAAGAGGTGAAGAAGTAATTGAATATAAAGCTAGAAGATCTATGTTATTCGTACCGTCATACAATAAACATAACGTAGAAAAAGCTAAATCTGTACTTGCAGACAGCGTTATATTCGACCTTGAAGCTATCTTACATGAGCAAAGAGAAGTTGGTAGAGAAGTTGTTAGAGATGTTTATAAAAACCAAGGTTGTAAGTTCGGTGAGTCTGAAAGAATCCTAAGAATCAATAACCTAGGAAGTGAAGATTTACAAAAAGATTTAGAATTAGCAAAAGAGATTGAGCTTGATGCTTTACTATTCTCTAAAATTGATACTAAAGAAGATGTACTAGAAGCAGTTAAATTAATTGATGAAGTTAACCCTGAGTTAACATTAATGATTATGATTGAAACTCCACTATCTGTACTAAATATCCAAGAGATTTGTGCAGCAAGTCCAAGAGTTGAAGTTGTAGTTGTTGGTTCAAATAAGTTAGCTAACAGACTTCATATTGATATCAAAAAAGGTTCAAAAGCAATGTTTAACTACCTATCGCAAATTGCACTTGCTGCAAAAGCATATGGTAAAACTGTTATTGATGGACCACACTTTGATGTTCATGATGAGTTTGCTTGTGAAGATTCAACTAAAGATGCGTTTAACTTAGGATTTGATGGTAAATCACTGATTCACCCAGTTCAAATTGAGTATATCAATGATATCTTTACTCCTAAACAAAAAGAAGTTGAAGATTATGAAGCAATGATTAATGAATACGAAGAAGCTAAAAAACAAGGTAAAGAAGTAATTATGCATAACAACAAGCTTGTTGATGGTTCTAGAATTAAATGGGCTAGAAAAATGATTACTCTTTATGAGACATATAAATCATTAGGTCAAAACCTATTTGGTAAATAAGGAGAAGTAAGTGTCTAATAAGATAAATATGGGAAACTTTTTTGAAGATTTTTCTATAGGACAAAAAATAGTACACCCTCTTCCTAGAACAGTAAGTGAAGGAGATGTATCTTTATACATCGCATTCACTGGTTCTAGATTTGCTTTACACTCTTCAGATGTAGTAGCACAAGAGATGGGATATGAAAAGAGACCTATCGATGATACTTTAAACTTTCACTTGACTTTTGGTAAGTCAGTGCAAGATATTTCATTAAATGCTATTGCTAACTTAGGTTATGCAGAGATTTCATTTCCAAACCCAGTTTACATTGGAGATACAGTTTCAATGACTTCAACGGTTATTGGATTAAAAGAGAACTCAAATGGAAAGTCTGGAGTTGTATATGTTCACTCTATTGGTGTAAACCAAAAAGGTGAAGAAGTACTTAACTTCAAAAGATGGGTTATGGTTCATAAAAAGGACAAGACTACAACTACTGGTATCAAAGAGATTCCAGAGTTTAAAGAGTCAACTCCTATTTTGGATGAAATCAATATTCCTCAAATCAAATGTGTTGATACTAACGCATCTGGTGGAAACTTCTTCTTTGAAGATTATGAAAAAGGTGAAAGACTAAATCACCCAGAAGGTATTACAGTTGATAATAGTGACCATACTTTAGCAACTAAGTTATACCAAAACAATGCGAAGGTTCACTTCAACGACCATATGATGAAATCTACTCCTATGGGAGAGAGATTAATGTATGGTGGAATTGTTATCTCTATGGCTAGAGCAATTTCATTTAATGGTTTACAAAATGCACAATGGATGTATGCTATTAACTCTGGAGCTCATGCTAACCCAACATATGCAGGAGATACTATCTATGCATATACGGAAGTGATTGATACTATTGATCATAAAAGAGATGATATTGGTTTATTAAGATTAAGAACAATTGCTGTTAAAAATCAAAAACCTGAAGAGATTGAATCACCAAAAGGTGAAGATGGTAAGTACTTAAAAAATGTAGTACTTGATTTAGATTACACTGTTGTAATCCCAAAGAAAAAAACAAAAAAATAAATATAACTTGATATAAAGGATATAAAATGACACACCCTAATGAAGCACTATTTGAATCTGGAAAATCTTTACCGATTATTCCTACTTGTGAGCACTTTGCAGGAAGCGAAAAGCTAATCAAAAAAGGTTTTGATATGCAAAGAAAACTTGGACCTGTTTTTGATATCACTTGTGATTGTGAAGATGGAGCTGAGACTGGTAAAGAAGTTGAGCATGCAGAAATGATTGTTAGAGTTGTTAACTCTGAAGACAACCCATATGCAATGGCTGGAACTAGAATCCACGATTTCTCTCATCCAGATTGGAGACAAGATGTTGATATTCTTGTACCAGGTGCTGGTGAAAAATTAGCATATATTACATTACCAAAATCAACTTCTTATGAAGATGTAAAAACTCAAGTTGAGTATATTCAAGAAGTAGCTAAAAAAGCTGGTATTTCAAGAGAGATTCCAATTCATATCTTAATTGAAACTCATGGTGCTTTACAAGATGTAGAAAAAATTGCTACATTACCATGGCTACAAGTATTAGACTTTGGTTTAATGGACTTTGTATCAGGATACCAAGGTGCTATTCCTGCAATTAACATGAGAAGCCCAGGTCAATTTGACCATAGATTAATTGGAGCTGCTAAAGCAAGAGTTGCACAAGCTGCTATCCAAAACCATGTTATTCCTTGTCATAACGTAACATTAGACCTTAAAAACCCATATCAAACTTATAAAGATGCTGAAAGAGCTAGAAACGAGTTTGGATTCATGAGAATGTGGTCAATTTACCCAACACAAGTACAAGCTATCGTTGATGCAATGAAACCAGACTTTACTGAGTTAGAAGCTGCACAAAACATTTTATTAGCTGCACAAGATGCTGAGTGGGGACCAATCCAATATGATGGTGAGTTACACGATAGAGCAACATATAGATACTTCTGGGAATTAGTACAAAGAGCTAAGTACTCTGGTGCTAAATTACTAGATGACGTTGAGAAAAGATTCTTTTCTTAATAGAAATATTTAGAAAATAAATTTAATTAAACTTTTTAGATAAGAGGAGTAATCTTCTTATCTATTTTTAACTAAGGACAAAAAAATGAAACTATTAGTCAAGGTCAAACTCATGAAGTTCAGTGAGGAAAGATTTACTTCCAGGTAGAACATCAGACAATATAACTACCCTGTAAACTTCACAAATACCCTCACTTAAATAATCAATCCAAATTAATAAAAACTTATTGTCAACTATTAACAAACAAAAGGTACAAATATGAATAAAAACCAAGCAAATTTAGAAGAGTTAAAAGATTATTTAGGGTTTGGTGTTGCAGGAAACTTTGCAAACCACTTAGGTGAAGCTGGTGAGGCAGATGAATTTTCTGTTATTGAAACAAAAGAGAAAGATGCTCCAAAAGGACTTTTTCCTTTTTATATTCCAAATCATGATAGCTTTTTAGGAGAATATCCGATTAGTACGGATGTTATTAACCACAACGATATTGAACATTTACAAGTTGAAGCTGAAGTAGCCTTACTTTGTGATTTTGTATATGAAAATGATAAGTTAGTAGATATTAAACCAAAGCTTTTTGGTGCATTTAATGACTGTTCAAATAGAATTCAAGATGGAAACAAACTTAGTACAAAGAAAAACTGGGGAGCAAACTCTAAAGGTATTGCCGATGATTTAATCGAAGTTGATAACTTTGATGAAGATGGTATTTTAAGTAAATATCATATTGCTTCTTTTATTAGAAGAGATGGTATCTTAAGAGACTATGGTACAGTTAGTGCTGTTAAATCATACTCATACTTCTTTAATCAGTTAAAAGACTGGATGATTGATAAATTCAATACTCAAGAAGATATGGGACCATTAGAAGAGTTAAAACCATTTATTAAAGATATAAACAACTACAAAGGTCTTTTAATAGCTGCTGGTGCAACAGCATATTCAGACTTTGGTAAAACTCACTTCTTAGAAAAAGGTGATGAGATATTTGTTTATGTTTATGATGCACACTTCCATTCATTTGAAGATATCATTCAAGATATGTCAGGAATGGACTTACACCTTTCAAAATGTAGTAAGTTACATCAAATAGTTGAATAAGACCTCTTAGTTTCCCTAGTTTTAGGGAAACTAACCTACTAACTTTTATCCTTGTTTCATATTATTATGATGTTTTGAAAGAAAAAACAAACCTCTAAATAAGAGGTTTATTCTATAATTTATTTGATTTTTTTACTCTATTGAGCTTGAATGAAGTCTTTATATTTTTTAGCAGTGTTATAGCTTATCTCTGCTGTTTTTGCAACACTATACACAGTGATACTTTTATTTTCTAATCTTAAGATATTTACAGCATTTTGTACAGCTTCTTTACTTCTTTTTTTCTTTATATTATTTGCTTTTACCGTAGCTTTTATTTTCTTTTTTGTTCTTGATTGCATTGACTTTTGAAACTCTTCGTTGATTCTATTATATAAAGTCATATCGTTTTGAGCTAATATTTTTTGTAGTGCATTAAATTCATTATTTGAAATTGTGATTCTCAATTTTTCTCCTGTTTTATTTTTTGAGGGTCGAAATTATACATAAAAAACCTTAAAACTATCTCAAATTGTTATAACATTTTGAAATATTTTTAACAAATAATTTATTCGATATTTTTTTATAATATTTTTAACTTTTATATTACTTTGCTACTAAAATGATACTTTTTAGTGTTATAATTATTTAAGTTGTTTTTAAAGGTCGTATTATGTTAAATAAAGGTTCAAAAAAAGGAAGCTTTGGAAATAAGCTTTTATTACAAGTTTTAGGTACTACAATCCTAGTTTTTGCAATTACTATCTTCTTTATTGCTAAATATTCATATGAAACTGCCCAATCAAGTGCAAAAGAGTATGTAAAAGAGATGTCGAGTAATTTTGCAGGAAAAGTTGAAGGAGAAGTAAATCTATCAGTTAAAATTGTTCAAGCACTAAGATCTAAATTTCAAGAAGCAATTAATCATGATAAAAAACTTCATGAAAAAGAGACTATTGCAATGCTTAGCTCAATTTTAAGTGAAAATGAGCAACTTCTTGGTATTTGGTGGGGGATGAAAGATAAAACAGTTCTTTTTAACCCTAAACAAGAAGGAGTAGATGCTCCTGAATCTTGGTATACAAAAGATGGAGAGTTTTCTCCTTATGTTACAAGAGCAAAAGGGAAAGTTGTTCTTCAACAATCAGCAGATTACAATGAAGAGAATGGTTGGATAAAAGGACCCAAAGAAGCAGGTAAGCTATTTATAACAAAACCCTATCTTTATCCTATTGATGGTAAAAAAGTATTAATGTCAACAATTGGGATTCCTCTTTATAAAGATGGAAATTATGTTGGAGTTATTGGAGCAGAAATTGCTCTAGATACTTTCGTAAAACTTTCTTCTTCTAAAAAAGTTTATGAAACAGGTTATACTTTCTTACTAGATCACTATGGAATTGTATTAGGACATCCAAATAAAGAATTTTTAGGAAAAGAGATACTTGAAGTTACTAAGAATGATACTGAATATAAAACTCTTCTTTCTAAATCAAACAAGGGTGAAGATAGTTCTTTCGATAAGGTGTCTGTAAATACGGGAAAAGAGTCTTACTATTATGCAAAAGCCTTTGAAATAGGAAATACAGGATATCATTGGACTTTTGTTATATTAGCTCCTAAAGATGAATATCTAGCTTTAGCTATCTTCTTAAGAAACTTTTCTATTATTGCAGCCTTATTTGGTTTATTAATTATTGCAGCTGTTATTTACTTAAGTATTAGAAAATTAAAATCAAATCTAAACCTTATTAGTTCAGGGTTAAAATCATTTTTTAACTACTTAAATAAAGAGAGTTCTTCTACTAAAGAGATTGATTTAATTTCAAATGATGAATTTGGGCAAATGGCTCTAGATATTAATACCAATATAGAGAAAGTAAAAAAAGGTATTGATGAAGATAACAAACTAATATCTGATGTAAAATCAATTGTAAATAAAGTAAGTGATGGACACTTAGAAGATAGAATTAATTCTTCTACTTCTAATGACTCATTAAATGAATTAAAATCACTACTAAATGATATGCTTAATAATCTTGAAGGTTTAGTAGGTAAAGACTTAAATAAAATTAGTGATGTTTTAGCTAAATATACGCAAAGAGATTTTACTGCGAAACTAAATGAAGAAGAGTCTGGAAAAATTGGTAAAGAGCTTATTGAGATGAATAGAATGATTATATCTATGCTTCAAGATAGTCAAAGAGACGGTATTTCTTTACAAGCTAGCTCTAATGAATTAACAGCAAGTGTTCAAACATTAAGTAGTAATGCAACATCACAAGCTGCAAGTTTAGAAGAGACTGCTGCTTCTATTGACGAAATTACAAGTAACATTGAAAGTACAAGTCAAAAAGCACAAGAGATGCTAAAAATCTCAAATGATACTAAAAATTCTGCAAATCAAGGTAAGGAGTTAGCATCAAATACTGTTCATTCAATGGATGAAATAAATGAGACGGTACATACTATTAATGAAGCAATTACAGTTATTGACCAAATTGCCTTCCAAACAAATATTCTTTCACTAAATGCAGCTGTAGAAGCAGCTACTGCTGGTGAAGCAGGAAGAGGATTTGCCGTTGTTGCACAAGAAGTTAGAAATCTAGCCTCTAGGTCTGCTGAAGCAGCAAAAGAGATAAAAGACCTAGTTGAGTCTGCAACTACAAGAGCTACAAATGGTAAAGAAATCAGTAGTAAGATGATTGAAGGATTTAATCAATTAGAAGAAAAGATTACACATACAAATGCTTTAATCGATGATGTATCAAATGCAGCAAAAGAACAAACAATAGGAATGTCACAAATTGCTGATGCAATGGGACAGCTTGATAAGTTTACACAAGAAAATGCATCAATTGCAGATACAACAAATAGCATTGCTAAAGAAACAAATAGTATTGCACAAGAAGTAGTAAATAGTGTAAGTAAAAATAATTTTGAAGGGAAAAAGTTTAGTTAGAGCCTTGCTCTAACTAAATTATAAGTCAACCATAGCTTTAAAGAAAATTCCACTTCTTCCTACATTTTCTACATTTACATGGAACTTTTCATTTATTCTATCATCTTCTATATACTGCTTTTTAATCTCTAAGATTAAAGGAGTAGTTTTACCAGGTAGTTTAACTACATCATAAAGCTCACAGAAAAGTGCTGTTTGAGTTGAGCTTATCATTGGTGGGAAATCCTCTAATGGTTTCTCAACATCAATTTCATACTCACTAACCTCACTTTGGTCTTTATCTAACATATTAGCACTAAGTTTTACTTTATCTACATTATCTTTGTTTACAAAACAGATAGTTGCTTTTTTATGTTTTAAAATATTTGCTAAGCTATCTTTAGGAACGCCCTCTTCTTTTTGTCCAATGGCAACTATAAGTGTTGCTGGATTACTTGAAATTGGTATAAAATATGAAAATGGTGCTGCATTTACAACTCCTTCATCCTCTGTAACTATCCAAGCAATTGGTCTTGGAACAACAGTATCTGACATGATTTTATACCTATTTAAATCATTCACATCTTTATAATCAATTATCATTTATATTCCCCTATTTTTAATAATTTTTATCATATTAAAATCTGTTTATAAAGAGCTTAAAATCAAGCTTTTTTCTACTTTTAAATTATCTTAAATTCAATACAATTTGATATAATCCAAAGAAAAAAAGGTTTAATAACATGAATAATGTAATAGATATTTTTAAAGAGATAACAGCCTTAAATAGATGTAGTGGAAATTATGATGATTTTATCTCTTATATTAAGGAGTTTTCTTCTAAGTATAATTATGAATGTTTAGTAGATAATTACAATAATATTTTATGTAAAAAACAAGATTCAAAAGCAACTTTATGTATTCAAAATCACTATGATATTGTTTGTCTAATTGACAATAATATTCCAAAAATTATTGAAGAAGATGGATTTTTTAAAGCAGAGAATTCTACACTTGGTGCAGACAATGGAATTGGATGTTCATACATGTTAAGTCTTATGTCACAAGATTATGATTGTGAGTTTTTATTTACAAGTGATGAAGAGATTGGACTTATTGGAGCTAACAATTTAGAGCATAAATTAAACGCAAAATATATGTTAAATATTGATAGTGAAGAAGAAGGTGAAATCTGTATTGGATGTGCAGGTGGAGTTGATATTTTTGGAAAAACTTCTAACAAAGAAATCATAAAAAATAGTGATAATTATGAACTATATGAAGTGAAAGTTTCAAATCTTCCAGGTGGTCATAGTGGAGTAAATATCCATGAAAATAGACCAAATGCAATTAAACTATTTGGAGAACTTGTAAAAGAAAATAGTGGTTTATTATTAGACATAAATGCAGGTGAGAGAATAAATTCAATCCCTGTAAATGTAAAGGCAATAGTAGCCCTTAAGTCTTATCCAAAAAATTTTAATGAAGATTTTGTGTGTATAGAGAAAATAGATACTAAAAGTGAACACTTTAATATTTGGAGTAGTGATATTACTACTTTCATTTATACATTTGCAAATGGAGTTAGAGCTTATGATGAAAATTTAAATGTAGTTTTAGACTCAATAAATCTAGCAAAAATCACTACAAATATTAATTCTATTGATGTAGAACTAAGTGCAAGATCAATGGATAATAAAAACTTGGAAACTATAAAAAAAGAGACAACAGCCCTACTTGAAAACTTTGGATTTGAAGTTAAAACTGATGGAAAATATCCAGCATGGAAACCTGATATAAATGAGTTCACAAATGAGGTTTTAGATATTTATAAAACTTATGATTCTTCTGCTTCACTTGAAGCAATTCATGCAGGTCTAGAGTGTGCTATTTTTAAAGATAAATTTCCTCATATGAAACTAGCTTCTATTGGTCCAAATATTTTTAATCCACATTCAAATAAAGAGTCTGTAGAAATTAGTTCAATAGAAAAACTAGGAAAAATTGTTAAAGAAATAGCTGATAAATTTTAATATTATATATTATAAAAGAGCATTTTTTTGCTCTTTTATTTTACTTTTCTTTTTATTATTTAAGATATAATCACGTGTAGAAAAAAGGTGTTAAATGAATAATAAAAATGAACTACTCATTTTAAATATAATTAAATATGGACCCATTGTTTTTAT
The nucleotide sequence above comes from Arcobacter sp. F155. Encoded proteins:
- a CDS encoding CoA ester lyase encodes the protein MTASVVDLSKLTANDDLTPVLGGHWPGIQIYYPPIKFNPLDGSYETMEQAKLRLQKHAYKTKAHTVLFDLEDGCRQKAMSRKLLIEELPKFPERDFQIAIRINPFRTDEYEEDLKMLKQVHKYIDAIVLAKAGEVYGDAEIRDLSSWLVSIGSNLQIQPIIEHPKSLQIADKLMSHSTVKHVVFGIHDFSKAMAYKITPEGWIDELETFFNILTMEARVKGKGVIGGVEVLLTPNSLPDSCVEKKDIRRWLDLHGDDASRHVYAHAKRETAMGLTGKQVITPNHINVCKVAFTPSPNEIAKDVDILQEAIKADALLSGAIRYKGEMLDPPMFGKSLQNLLRAYALNSLSKEDEAFAVNVLNRMPLHTFKENWPYGLI
- a CDS encoding aldolase/citrate lyase family protein, whose amino-acid sequence is MSSTIEIEVPEFLNIGVACTSAHLGTKNENNTAMIIEDDKLGTDEITYKDLSEKSDQVCNFLTSIGIGARDRVLVCLKNSLAYPISFFGAIKAGIIAVPTSTLLSGSEVKYLAEDSQASAIVLSASMYENLVPYLENCDNLKTIIVAATDSVEDLKKPKGINVYALNEILKNTDKTPNHYNSKAGEPAYLVYTSGTTGFPKGVLHSHRSLVGRTPATEYWFNFKENDRIMHSGKFNWTYVLGSALMDPLFNGHTVIAYEGANDAGTWVDLIKKHNCTIFIGVPTIYRQIIQKTDFTIEDCPSLRYCMSAGEHLSTEMIELWRDRFKQDIFEAIGMSECSYYISHSVNNPIRPGSAGFVQPGHTVKLLDPDTLEEVGVEEEGMICIGIDDPGLFLEYWQLEDETSKAKHDGYFFTGDYAKRDKDGYIWFIGRKDDIINTFGFRVSPHEVERVVKTHPLVADCVAFGFDLAKDKTLVAIAVIGHEELTEAQQEEVLKFSQDNLAKYKAPKKIFAMADYPRTKNGKVLRKQLVKNLHELENAHARGEEVIEYKARRSMLFVPSYNKHNVEKAKSVLADSVIFDLEAILHEQREVGREVVRDVYKNQGCKFGESERILRINNLGSEDLQKDLELAKEIELDALLFSKIDTKEDVLEAVKLIDEVNPELTLMIMIETPLSVLNIQEICAASPRVEVVVVGSNKLANRLHIDIKKGSKAMFNYLSQIALAAKAYGKTVIDGPHFDVHDEFACEDSTKDAFNLGFDGKSLIHPVQIEYINDIFTPKQKEVEDYEAMINEYEEAKKQGKEVIMHNNKLVDGSRIKWARKMITLYETYKSLGQNLFGK
- a CDS encoding MaoC family dehydratase translates to MSNKINMGNFFEDFSIGQKIVHPLPRTVSEGDVSLYIAFTGSRFALHSSDVVAQEMGYEKRPIDDTLNFHLTFGKSVQDISLNAIANLGYAEISFPNPVYIGDTVSMTSTVIGLKENSNGKSGVVYVHSIGVNQKGEEVLNFKRWVMVHKKDKTTTTGIKEIPEFKESTPILDEINIPQIKCVDTNASGGNFFFEDYEKGERLNHPEGITVDNSDHTLATKLYQNNAKVHFNDHMMKSTPMGERLMYGGIVISMARAISFNGLQNAQWMYAINSGAHANPTYAGDTIYAYTEVIDTIDHKRDDIGLLRLRTIAVKNQKPEEIESPKGEDGKYLKNVVLDLDYTVVIPKKKTKK
- a CDS encoding CoA ester lyase, with protein sequence MTHPNEALFESGKSLPIIPTCEHFAGSEKLIKKGFDMQRKLGPVFDITCDCEDGAETGKEVEHAEMIVRVVNSEDNPYAMAGTRIHDFSHPDWRQDVDILVPGAGEKLAYITLPKSTSYEDVKTQVEYIQEVAKKAGISREIPIHILIETHGALQDVEKIATLPWLQVLDFGLMDFVSGYQGAIPAINMRSPGQFDHRLIGAAKARVAQAAIQNHVIPCHNVTLDLKNPYQTYKDAERARNEFGFMRMWSIYPTQVQAIVDAMKPDFTELEAAQNILLAAQDAEWGPIQYDGELHDRATYRYFWELVQRAKYSGAKLLDDVEKRFFS
- a CDS encoding DUF5718 family protein → MNKNQANLEELKDYLGFGVAGNFANHLGEAGEADEFSVIETKEKDAPKGLFPFYIPNHDSFLGEYPISTDVINHNDIEHLQVEAEVALLCDFVYENDKLVDIKPKLFGAFNDCSNRIQDGNKLSTKKNWGANSKGIADDLIEVDNFDEDGILSKYHIASFIRRDGILRDYGTVSAVKSYSYFFNQLKDWMIDKFNTQEDMGPLEELKPFIKDINNYKGLLIAAGATAYSDFGKTHFLEKGDEIFVYVYDAHFHSFEDIIQDMSGMDLHLSKCSKLHQIVE
- a CDS encoding methyl-accepting chemotaxis protein is translated as MLNKGSKKGSFGNKLLLQVLGTTILVFAITIFFIAKYSYETAQSSAKEYVKEMSSNFAGKVEGEVNLSVKIVQALRSKFQEAINHDKKLHEKETIAMLSSILSENEQLLGIWWGMKDKTVLFNPKQEGVDAPESWYTKDGEFSPYVTRAKGKVVLQQSADYNEENGWIKGPKEAGKLFITKPYLYPIDGKKVLMSTIGIPLYKDGNYVGVIGAEIALDTFVKLSSSKKVYETGYTFLLDHYGIVLGHPNKEFLGKEILEVTKNDTEYKTLLSKSNKGEDSSFDKVSVNTGKESYYYAKAFEIGNTGYHWTFVILAPKDEYLALAIFLRNFSIIAALFGLLIIAAVIYLSIRKLKSNLNLISSGLKSFFNYLNKESSSTKEIDLISNDEFGQMALDINTNIEKVKKGIDEDNKLISDVKSIVNKVSDGHLEDRINSSTSNDSLNELKSLLNDMLNNLEGLVGKDLNKISDVLAKYTQRDFTAKLNEEESGKIGKELIEMNRMIISMLQDSQRDGISLQASSNELTASVQTLSSNATSQAASLEETAASIDEITSNIESTSQKAQEMLKISNDTKNSANQGKELASNTVHSMDEINETVHTINEAITVIDQIAFQTNILSLNAAVEAATAGEAGRGFAVVAQEVRNLASRSAEAAKEIKDLVESATTRATNGKEISSKMIEGFNQLEEKITHTNALIDDVSNAAKEQTIGMSQIADAMGQLDKFTQENASIADTTNSIAKETNSIAQEVVNSVSKNNFEGKKFS
- a CDS encoding flavin reductase family protein, producing MIIDYKDVNDLNRYKIMSDTVVPRPIAWIVTEDEGVVNAAPFSYFIPISSNPATLIVAIGQKEEGVPKDSLANILKHKKATICFVNKDNVDKVKLSANMLDKDQSEVSEYEIDVEKPLEDFPPMISSTQTALFCELYDVVKLPGKTTPLILEIKKQYIEDDRINEKFHVNVENVGRSGIFFKAMVDL
- a CDS encoding M20/M25/M40 family metallo-hydrolase — its product is MNNVIDIFKEITALNRCSGNYDDFISYIKEFSSKYNYECLVDNYNNILCKKQDSKATLCIQNHYDIVCLIDNNIPKIIEEDGFFKAENSTLGADNGIGCSYMLSLMSQDYDCEFLFTSDEEIGLIGANNLEHKLNAKYMLNIDSEEEGEICIGCAGGVDIFGKTSNKEIIKNSDNYELYEVKVSNLPGGHSGVNIHENRPNAIKLFGELVKENSGLLLDINAGERINSIPVNVKAIVALKSYPKNFNEDFVCIEKIDTKSEHFNIWSSDITTFIYTFANGVRAYDENLNVVLDSINLAKITTNINSIDVELSARSMDNKNLETIKKETTALLENFGFEVKTDGKYPAWKPDINEFTNEVLDIYKTYDSSASLEAIHAGLECAIFKDKFPHMKLASIGPNIFNPHSNKESVEISSIEKLGKIVKEIADKF